CAACGAAAAGCGCGCGGTGGCCGCCATCGGTCAGTTTCTTGATTATGTGGAGGGCTCCCTCCGGGGGAGTAATCTCCGTCATGGTTCGTTCTCCAGCGAAATGCTTGAATCTATGGAATATTTTCCACACACAGGGAACGATAGCGGAAACTGAGGAATCCATCGAGGACCAGCGAATTGGCTGTGTCATTTAGCTTCTTGCTTGATGGAGGGTTTGTCATTCTGCTAGCTTGGCTCCACTGGGGGGAATTCGTTGCGCGGTCGATATCTTTCAATGATTTTCATTCTTCTTGTGCTCCAGTTTCCGGGGGCGGCCTACTCTGTTCCTCAAGATACCGACCTGAATTCGACTATCCAAAAAGGAATTAAGGCCACAGCCGCTGGCCACTACGACAAGGCACTGATGATATTCGATGGTGTGGTGAGGAATGCGCCGGGTAACCCCAAAGGCTATTTTTTTCTGGCATCAGTTTACAATATATTATCTGGGTATTTCGACGACCTGACATTCCGGGACGGCTTCGATGATAATGCCTCAAAGGCACTTGCTATTTCGGAGGCTCGCATCAAGGCGGACCTAAATGATGCAGAAGCCTTTCTCATTGCTGGACTTACGATGGGGATGCTTGGCATGGATGCCGCCCGGCGCCAGAGCTTTGTTCGCGCCTTTTTACGAAGCCGAAAGACAAAAAGATATCTTGAGCGTGTCATCACTTTGAATCCGGATATCGGCGATGCCTATTATGGGCTAGGGGTTTATTATTTTTGGAGGGCAAGAGCAAAGTGGTTGAGACGCTTGACTCCTCTGATAGGCGATACAGGGGAGAAGGGGTTACGATATTTGAAAAGAGCCGCCCGAAGCGGGAGGTGGCTCAGGGACCTAGCTCGGATTGAACTAGTTTACACTCAATATACGGAAAGGAAATATGACGAGGGACGACGCTTGGCCGCAGGGCTTATCAAGGAGAACCCCAATCAGCCCCACTATCGTTTTGCTCATGCCGAGAGCTATTTTCTTCAAAAAAATTTTATGCGAGCGAAGCCACAATTTCAGGAAATAAATATGCGCTATAAAAATGCCCGGAGTCGACTTGAGGTTCTGTTTCGTAATTACGCAGAATGGCGAGTTGTCAGGTGTGACTGGCGGCTTGGAAATAAGGAGGCGGCGAGGCGAGGCGCTCTTGCGGTTGAAGCTAAACCGGACATAGGTTCTCCTCTTATGCGGCGGGTACGACATGCGGCAGCGGACCTTGTGAAACTTATCGATAACGAAGAAGATAACGAAGATAGATTTCCATCTCCCCGAAAATTCAAGTGAATATTTTCTGTTACTTGGGTTAGGGTTTAGTTAATTCATAACCTCTTATAACAGAAGGGAAGGCCATGAAAGCTGTTCGCGTTCACAAATTCGATCTTTCCGTTCCAATGCAAGAAGAAGTGGTAGATGATTTTGCGCCAGAGCCAGGCGAGCTTTTGATCAAAACGGGTGCCATGGGGATCAATCCTGTGGATGTTGCCATCCGAGCCGCCAAGCATCCTTATGCAAAGATGGTTACGCCGCCTTATATTCCTGGTGCGGAAGCCTCGGGGGAGGTTGTGGCTCTCGGTGTGGGTGTTGAAGGTTTCACTGTTGGACAGCGGGTTTATGGACGTGCCGTGGGTGGTGCATATGCGGAGCTTGTCCGCCTTCCTGCCAATACAACAGCTGAACTACCCGATGCCTACAGTTTCGAGGAGGGTGCTGGCATCACCGTTCCATTCTATACGGCGTGGAACGCTTTGGTTATCAAGGCCGAGGCAAGCGCTGGCGAGGCAGTTTTAGTTCAAGGAGGCGCTGGTGGAGTTGGCAGTGCCGCGATTCAGCTTGCCAAGCGGATGGGTTGCCGAGTAATCACCACTGTTAGCTCGCAAGAGAAGGCCGACTTTTGCACGAGTCTTGGCGCCGATGAGACAATCAATTACCGGGATGAAGATGTTGCTGAGCGCTGCATGGCTTTCACTAGTGGTCGTGGAGTAGATATCGTCGTCGAACTCGCCGCTTGCGATAATTTTGATAAGGACCTGGACGCAATATGTATTGATGGACGAATTATTGTCATTGGAACGGGTACGGGAAAGGGCCCGATGGCCGAATTTCGAGTTCCCTCGGTTATGACTAAGGATGTCCGTATCCTGGGGCTAGCCGTTATCAACCTATTCCCGAAGATGCCAGAGTTAATTCGCCGCTTTATGCCGATTTTGCGGGAGGGCGGGCTCAAGGTAAATATCGACCAATCGTTCCCGATGGAATCGGCGAACAAGGCGCATGAACTTGTCCTGAGCGGAAAGTTTCTTGGAAAGGTGGTGCTCACACCATGAAAGCTGTCAGTGTTCATCAATTGGGCATGGAACACCCACTTGTGGTGGAAGATCTTCCCGATCCTGTAGCAGGAGCGGGGCAGATATTGGTTTGTGTGCATGCGGCGGGCGTGAATCC
The window above is part of the Nitrospinaceae bacterium genome. Proteins encoded here:
- a CDS encoding NADPH:quinone reductase, whose amino-acid sequence is MKAVRVHKFDLSVPMQEEVVDDFAPEPGELLIKTGAMGINPVDVAIRAAKHPYAKMVTPPYIPGAEASGEVVALGVGVEGFTVGQRVYGRAVGGAYAELVRLPANTTAELPDAYSFEEGAGITVPFYTAWNALVIKAEASAGEAVLVQGGAGGVGSAAIQLAKRMGCRVITTVSSQEKADFCTSLGADETINYRDEDVAERCMAFTSGRGVDIVVELAACDNFDKDLDAICIDGRIIVIGTGTGKGPMAEFRVPSVMTKDVRILGLAVINLFPKMPELIRRFMPILREGGLKVNIDQSFPMESANKAHELVLSGKFLGKVVLTP